One stretch of Cohnella algarum DNA includes these proteins:
- a CDS encoding DUF1657 domain-containing protein — MTVASQVKTCLASLKSAQASLEQFALGTQNQDAKTLFTNAASQTQQIVQQVETRVQQLENEEPQYKGF; from the coding sequence ATGACCGTCGCATCTCAAGTCAAAACTTGCCTCGCTTCGCTGAAAAGCGCGCAGGCCAGCCTGGAACAGTTCGCTCTCGGTACGCAAAACCAGGACGCCAAAACGCTGTTTACGAACGCGGCCTCGCAAACGCAGCAAATCGTGCAGCAAGTCGAGACGCGCGTGCAGCAGCTGGAGAATGAAGAACCGCAATATAAGGGATTCTAA